A region from the Algoriphagus machipongonensis genome encodes:
- a CDS encoding S10 family peptidase has product MRKIYLSTLLMLCMGISWAQTERHIEVESKVETTHETTIKGKKVPYKATAGTQPVWNEDGMPIASLFYTYYERTDISDKTTRPLVISFNGGPGSASIWMHLAYTGPVVLNIDDEGYPVQPYGTKSNPYSILDVADIVYVDPVNTGYSRIVDPETPRSTFFGINPDIKYLADWVNTFVTRQERWASPKYLIGESYGTTRVAGLVSQLQNAHWMYFNGVILVSPTDMGIERGGPVKMANYLPYYAATAWYHEALDSDLQSQDLDDFLPEVEAFTIDELLPAMVKGGKLTASERDAIATKFAHYSGLSKEVVLEHNLMIPTSFFWKELLRDEGMTVGRLDSRYKGFDRAGTGSRPDFDPALTAWNHAFAPAFNIYAKETLEYNTDLTYNLFGPVHPWDRSNENTGYDLATAMRQNPYLHVMVQSGLYDGGTDFFNAKYSLWQMDPAGRMSDRISWKGYRSGHMMYLRAEDLETSNEDIRVFIENSMVDSETPAKYN; this is encoded by the coding sequence ATGAGAAAAATTTACTTATCAACCTTGTTGATGCTTTGTATGGGGATTTCATGGGCGCAAACTGAGCGTCATATAGAAGTTGAGTCCAAAGTAGAAACAACCCACGAGACCACTATAAAGGGAAAAAAGGTTCCTTACAAAGCAACTGCCGGAACGCAACCTGTTTGGAATGAAGATGGGATGCCGATTGCCTCTTTATTTTACACTTACTACGAGCGAACAGATATTTCTGATAAAACCACTCGACCATTGGTGATTTCCTTCAATGGGGGGCCTGGTTCTGCTTCAATTTGGATGCATTTGGCCTATACTGGACCTGTAGTTTTAAATATTGATGATGAAGGTTACCCAGTTCAACCGTATGGCACAAAGTCCAATCCCTATTCAATTTTGGATGTGGCAGACATCGTTTATGTTGATCCTGTGAATACTGGATATTCTAGAATTGTAGATCCAGAAACACCGAGATCTACATTCTTTGGCATAAACCCAGATATCAAATACTTGGCTGACTGGGTAAATACTTTTGTTACCCGTCAAGAAAGATGGGCTTCACCTAAATATCTGATTGGCGAAAGCTATGGAACGACCCGAGTGGCAGGCTTAGTATCTCAACTTCAAAATGCTCATTGGATGTATTTCAATGGGGTTATACTAGTATCTCCAACTGATATGGGAATAGAGAGAGGTGGACCGGTGAAAATGGCTAATTACTTACCGTATTATGCCGCTACTGCATGGTACCATGAAGCACTTGATTCAGACTTACAAAGTCAGGACCTGGATGATTTTCTTCCTGAGGTGGAAGCCTTTACTATTGATGAATTATTGCCAGCCATGGTAAAAGGAGGGAAATTGACGGCCTCTGAAAGGGATGCCATAGCAACGAAATTTGCTCATTATTCAGGCTTGAGTAAAGAAGTAGTTTTGGAACACAACCTGATGATTCCTACAAGTTTTTTCTGGAAAGAGCTATTGCGAGATGAAGGAATGACTGTAGGTAGACTAGATAGTCGGTACAAAGGTTTCGATAGAGCAGGAACTGGTTCTAGACCCGATTTTGACCCTGCATTGACAGCTTGGAATCATGCCTTTGCTCCAGCTTTCAATATTTATGCAAAAGAAACATTAGAATACAATACTGATTTGACTTACAATCTATTTGGGCCTGTTCATCCATGGGATAGATCTAATGAAAATACAGGATATGATCTAGCAACAGCGATGCGTCAAAATCCTTATTTACATGTAATGGTTCAGTCCGGCCTTTATGATGGAGGAACTGACTTCTTCAATGCAAAATATAGCCTTTGGCAGATGGATCCAGCAGGTAGAATGTCAGATAGAATCAGTTGGAAAGGTTACAGAAGTGGACATATGATGTACCTAAGAGCGGAAGATCTAGAAACATCTAATGAAGATATTAGAGTGTTTATTGAAAACTCAATGGTAGATTCTGAAACTCCAGCAAAGTATAATTGA
- a CDS encoding tRNA glutamyl-Q synthetase yields the protein MDFKLTRFAPTPSGFLHLGNLYSFLVTKVLAERNQAKVLLRIDDLDRDRFRQEYVQDIFDTLDFMEISYDLGPRSVKEFESEWSQIHRINSYQEALEELRKKKQIFACDCSRKRIQQLDSSGYYLGHCLDRRIPLDRADTAWRFNTFNTDFIKIKTYPETENTFTIPENGAFFIVRKKDKLPSYQLTSVVDDEHFGVDFIVRGLDLLSSSLNQKIIADSLNLTSFQNISYYHHPLIKDANNKKLSKSSGANSIQFLRKEGKTSSDIFQIIGQRLGFTQPIRSFQEFQALI from the coding sequence ATGGATTTTAAACTAACTCGGTTCGCACCTACTCCTAGCGGTTTCCTTCATTTGGGAAACCTTTATTCTTTTCTAGTCACCAAAGTACTAGCAGAAAGAAATCAAGCCAAGGTTTTACTTAGAATCGATGATTTGGATAGAGATCGTTTTCGTCAAGAATATGTTCAAGACATTTTTGACACTTTAGATTTTATGGAAATTTCTTATGATTTGGGTCCTAGATCTGTCAAAGAATTTGAATCAGAATGGTCTCAAATCCATAGAATAAACAGCTACCAGGAAGCTTTAGAGGAACTCCGAAAGAAGAAACAGATTTTCGCTTGTGACTGTAGCCGAAAAAGAATCCAACAATTAGATTCCTCAGGGTATTATTTGGGTCATTGCTTAGATAGAAGAATACCGCTGGACCGAGCAGATACAGCCTGGAGATTTAACACTTTCAATACGGATTTTATTAAAATAAAAACCTATCCAGAAACAGAGAACACCTTTACGATACCAGAGAATGGGGCTTTCTTTATTGTTAGAAAGAAAGATAAATTACCATCCTACCAATTAACCTCAGTAGTTGATGATGAACATTTTGGAGTAGATTTTATTGTTCGAGGATTAGATTTGCTTAGCTCTTCCCTAAACCAAAAAATAATTGCTGATAGTTTGAACCTTACAAGTTTTCAAAATATCAGTTACTATCATCACCCGCTAATTAAGGATGCGAATAATAAAAAACTCTCAAAATCAAGTGGGGCCAATTCCATCCAATTTCTTCGAAAAGAAGGTAAAACCTCAAGTGACATTTTTCAAATAATAGGACAAAGGTTGGGATTTACTCAACCGATCCGAAGCTTCCAGGAGTTTCAAGCTCTGATATGA
- a CDS encoding DUF6503 family protein, with protein MKISILFLFCGLFLYSCGEGEKKAPETGSELVSQSIQFHDPNGIWSSLDATFVIEDSLPPGRDSRSYFFSLDNSRSFLSYSIEGLEFEVENDSVKVLNGEMAEERALRMRNYYSYLWGLPMKLADPGTEIEKEIQEEVLNGKTYLVARVPYEKDVWYFYFDPETYAMEAYKFYQDEANLKGEIIYLEGLVNYKGLKIPANRTWYRTEIDEFLATDMLQEIK; from the coding sequence ATGAAAATCTCAATTCTATTTCTTTTTTGTGGCCTTTTCCTTTACTCCTGTGGAGAAGGGGAAAAGAAAGCTCCAGAGACAGGCTCAGAACTCGTTAGTCAATCGATTCAATTTCATGATCCGAATGGTATTTGGTCTTCACTAGATGCTACATTCGTAATTGAAGATAGCCTTCCTCCTGGCAGGGATTCCAGATCTTATTTCTTCAGTCTGGATAACTCTCGATCCTTTTTAAGTTATTCTATAGAGGGTTTGGAGTTTGAGGTTGAAAATGATTCTGTAAAAGTTTTGAATGGAGAAATGGCAGAGGAAAGAGCTTTGAGAATGAGGAATTATTATTCTTATCTCTGGGGTTTGCCTATGAAATTAGCGGATCCAGGAACAGAAATCGAAAAAGAAATCCAAGAGGAAGTTTTGAATGGTAAAACTTACTTAGTGGCTCGGGTTCCATATGAAAAGGATGTTTGGTACTTCTATTTTGATCCCGAAACGTATGCCATGGAGGCATATAAATTTTACCAAGACGAGGCTAACCTCAAAGGAGAGATTATTTATCTGGAAGGCTTGGTAAACTATAAAGGGCTGAAAATCCCCGCGAATAGAACATGGTATAGAACTGAAATAGATGAGTTTTTGGCAACTGACATGTTACAAGAAATTAAATGA
- a CDS encoding carboxypeptidase-like regulatory domain-containing protein — protein sequence MKSILLLLFFLASATMSFGQVSYSGNILDANDKTYLEGVAVQVLGKAAADTTNNRGYFNVLAEEGDTLFISFPGFLEQRIKLTQERFLQLQIQDRAKLLPTFEVKAEPYSFRFKNGKLVLVDPNEEKPGSSQGQISAGYRDSPEGGVAIAGVLSYFTKKSKNAREYAKKQEFLKRREGYLEIVNSDSLKVLLREEYSITKEEWDPLIIKFNEMHAHHQFLDWSSEKVYARLKEFIEWEKDWSN from the coding sequence ATGAAATCAATCCTTCTACTATTATTTTTCCTAGCTTCAGCTACTATGTCTTTTGGGCAGGTGTCTTATTCTGGAAACATCCTTGATGCAAATGATAAAACTTATTTGGAAGGGGTTGCTGTGCAAGTATTAGGAAAGGCAGCAGCAGATACAACGAATAACCGTGGGTATTTTAATGTTTTGGCCGAGGAAGGAGATACACTATTCATTAGTTTCCCAGGATTTTTAGAACAACGCATCAAATTAACCCAAGAGCGATTTCTGCAATTACAGATTCAGGATCGAGCTAAATTATTGCCCACTTTTGAAGTAAAGGCAGAGCCCTATTCATTCCGATTCAAAAATGGTAAGTTGGTTTTGGTTGACCCTAATGAAGAGAAACCTGGAAGCAGTCAAGGTCAAATATCAGCAGGTTATAGAGATTCTCCTGAAGGTGGGGTTGCAATAGCTGGTGTGCTTTCCTATTTCACTAAAAAGTCAAAAAACGCTAGAGAATACGCAAAAAAACAAGAGTTTTTGAAAAGAAGAGAAGGTTACCTGGAGATCGTTAACTCAGATTCGTTGAAAGTATTATTACGAGAAGAGTATTCGATCACGAAAGAAGAATGGGATCCTTTGATTATCAAATTCAATGAAATGCATGCCCATCATCAATTTTTAGATTGGTCAAGCGAAAAGGTTTATGCGAGGCTAAAAGAGTTTATAGAATGGGAAAAAGACTGGTCAAATTAA
- a CDS encoding DUF4442 domain-containing protein codes for MSSKKPDPKLNPIAQAYQTKMRSPFYFWLGMLAKLPSAIFWRLRVKSLDSEKCIVTIPYFWRSKNPFKSIYFAALAGAGELSTGLLCQLAIAGKGSFSMLVVDFKAEFHKKANQKITLTCEQGSELFEMIDQLKVNDTNKLTTVSTGRNPNGDVVAKFYITWSFKRKA; via the coding sequence ATGAGCTCTAAAAAACCTGATCCAAAATTAAACCCAATTGCTCAAGCTTACCAGACAAAAATGAGAAGCCCATTCTATTTTTGGTTGGGAATGCTAGCAAAATTGCCCTCGGCAATATTTTGGAGGTTACGGGTAAAGTCATTGGATTCAGAAAAGTGCATAGTCACTATCCCCTATTTTTGGCGAAGTAAAAACCCATTTAAGTCTATTTATTTTGCTGCTTTGGCAGGAGCAGGTGAATTGAGTACAGGGCTATTATGTCAGCTGGCAATAGCAGGTAAAGGGAGTTTTAGCATGTTGGTAGTAGATTTTAAAGCTGAATTTCATAAAAAGGCCAATCAAAAAATCACGCTTACCTGTGAACAAGGGAGTGAATTATTTGAAATGATTGATCAATTAAAGGTAAATGATACCAATAAGCTGACGACTGTCTCTACGGGTAGAAACCCCAATGGTGATGTGGTGGCAAAATTTTATATCACCTGGTCATTTAAAAGAAAGGCTTAA
- a CDS encoding M48 family metallopeptidase, whose protein sequence is MKKLIILLGIGMLVYACAKVPLTGRSQLALVSNEEIQPLVNEQYDQVLTEAKVVTSTADGQKILKVGNRMAKAVEEYLVSEGYGELAEDFAWEFNLLESDQVNAWCMPGGKVAFYTGIMPITQTETGIAVVMGHEIAHAVAAHSRERMSNGLVANFGVSLLSSAIGQNPTLTQQIFLQSVGIGSELGMLSFSRKHESEADRLGLTFMALAGYDPREAPIFWERMQAQSEGGARPPEFLSTHPDPNNRIKKLNGWMPEALKYYQGQ, encoded by the coding sequence ATGAAAAAGTTAATAATACTATTGGGGATCGGAATGCTGGTTTATGCATGTGCGAAAGTCCCTTTAACTGGTAGATCACAACTGGCACTTGTGTCAAATGAAGAAATTCAGCCCTTAGTAAATGAACAATATGACCAAGTGCTGACCGAAGCCAAGGTGGTTACATCAACGGCTGACGGGCAAAAAATTCTCAAAGTGGGGAACAGAATGGCTAAGGCCGTAGAGGAATATTTAGTGTCAGAAGGATACGGTGAACTTGCAGAAGACTTTGCTTGGGAATTTAATCTTCTGGAAAGTGATCAAGTAAATGCTTGGTGTATGCCGGGTGGTAAAGTGGCCTTTTACACTGGGATTATGCCAATCACTCAAACTGAAACTGGTATTGCAGTAGTAATGGGGCATGAAATAGCCCATGCAGTAGCTGCTCACTCTAGAGAAAGAATGTCTAACGGTTTGGTGGCCAATTTCGGAGTAAGTTTACTTTCTTCAGCGATTGGTCAAAACCCTACCTTAACTCAACAGATTTTTCTTCAGTCTGTGGGTATTGGTAGTGAATTAGGAATGCTTAGTTTCTCGAGAAAGCATGAGTCAGAAGCAGATAGATTAGGTTTGACTTTTATGGCTTTAGCTGGCTATGACCCTAGAGAAGCACCCATTTTTTGGGAAAGAATGCAAGCACAAAGTGAGGGAGGTGCAAGACCACCAGAATTTCTTTCCACACACCCAGACCCTAACAATAGAATTAAAAAGCTAAATGGCTGGATGCCTGAAGCGCTCAAGTATTACCAAGGTCAATAA
- a CDS encoding 3'-5' exonuclease, with the protein MKLNLKNSIAFFDLEATGTNISTDRIVEISIVKLKIDGGQEIYTRRVNPGVPIPLEASLIHGLYDKDLKDEPSFKDIAKEVYQFIGGSDLSGFNVLKYDIPLLVEEFLRAGIEFELDKRNLLDAQKIFHMMEKRNLTAAYKFYCGKTLENAHSAEADTLATMDVFISQVERYNGEEAIDLQGNKLGVFENDMKKIHDLVNEKMVDLAGRFIFNSQGEEVFNFGKHKGKPIEQVFKEEPGYYDWMMRGDFPLDTKRKLTQVKLRGFNK; encoded by the coding sequence ATGAAATTAAATCTTAAGAACTCCATCGCATTTTTTGATTTGGAGGCCACAGGCACCAATATTTCAACAGACAGAATTGTTGAAATATCAATCGTAAAACTGAAAATTGATGGAGGGCAAGAAATTTATACTAGGAGAGTAAACCCAGGAGTACCTATTCCTCTAGAAGCATCTTTAATTCATGGACTATATGATAAAGACCTCAAAGATGAACCTAGCTTTAAAGACATTGCTAAAGAGGTTTACCAATTTATCGGTGGTTCCGATTTATCGGGGTTCAATGTTTTGAAATATGACATCCCCTTGCTTGTAGAAGAATTTCTAAGAGCGGGTATTGAATTTGAGCTAGATAAAAGAAACCTTCTTGATGCTCAGAAAATTTTCCACATGATGGAAAAAAGGAATCTTACGGCAGCCTATAAATTTTACTGTGGAAAAACGCTTGAGAATGCACACAGTGCTGAGGCAGATACTCTTGCCACGATGGATGTTTTTATTTCACAAGTGGAGCGATACAACGGAGAGGAAGCGATCGACCTCCAAGGAAACAAACTTGGTGTATTCGAAAATGACATGAAAAAAATCCATGATTTAGTAAATGAAAAAATGGTGGATCTTGCCGGTAGATTTATTTTCAATAGCCAGGGTGAAGAAGTTTTCAACTTTGGAAAACATAAAGGAAAACCAATCGAACAGGTTTTTAAAGAAGAACCTGGTTATTATGATTGGATGATGCGAGGAGATTTTCCTTTGGATACTAAAAGGAAGCTTACTCAGGTTAAACTGAGAGGATTTAACAAATAA
- a CDS encoding UDP-N-acetylmuramate--L-alanine ligase produces the protein MKNYHFIAIGGAVMHNLALALVKKGYHVTGSDDEIYEPSRSRLEKANILPKDYGWYPEKIHADLDGIILGMHARIDNPELLKAQELGIPVYSFPEFIYEQSKNKKRVVIAGSHGKTSITSIILHVLKDQGVDFDYLVGAQISGFDLMVRLSDAPVIIIEGDEYLTSPLDRTPKFFHYKHDIVLVSGIAWDHFNVFPDFEEYKNQFSDLMEKTPKKGELIFCESDKLVKSAAEKVDIEAQKTSYQAHPAIIDSGKTFLKTENGLIPIQIFGEHNLQNLQGAMDVCSSLGLSKEQFYTSIQKFSGAAKRQELIAGNENACLYRDFAHAPSKLQATANAVKSQFPERKLIAVQELHTYSSLNKEFLPNYEGTMDAADIAVIYLNPHAAALKKLELMDEETLRDGFKREDLILFTDSKDLKEFLLNQDYSNSNLLLMSSGSYDNMELGELKAKFK, from the coding sequence ATGAAAAATTATCACTTCATCGCCATAGGTGGTGCCGTCATGCATAATCTTGCTTTGGCATTGGTAAAAAAAGGCTATCATGTCACTGGGTCGGATGATGAAATATATGAACCTTCCCGATCAAGGCTTGAGAAAGCCAATATTTTACCGAAAGACTATGGCTGGTATCCCGAAAAAATCCATGCTGACCTGGATGGAATAATCTTGGGAATGCATGCTAGAATTGACAACCCAGAATTGCTAAAAGCGCAAGAACTTGGAATCCCTGTCTATTCTTTTCCGGAATTTATCTACGAACAAAGCAAGAATAAAAAAAGAGTTGTCATTGCTGGTTCGCATGGCAAAACCTCCATTACTTCCATCATCTTGCACGTCTTGAAGGATCAAGGGGTCGATTTTGACTATCTAGTAGGAGCTCAAATCAGTGGTTTTGATTTGATGGTGCGTCTATCAGATGCGCCTGTAATAATTATCGAAGGAGATGAATATTTGACTTCTCCACTAGACCGTACACCGAAATTCTTTCATTATAAACATGACATTGTTTTGGTCAGCGGAATTGCTTGGGATCATTTCAATGTTTTTCCTGATTTTGAAGAGTATAAAAATCAATTCAGCGATTTAATGGAGAAAACACCAAAAAAGGGTGAATTGATCTTTTGTGAATCAGATAAGTTAGTCAAATCAGCAGCAGAAAAAGTTGATATTGAAGCTCAAAAGACTTCTTACCAAGCGCACCCTGCAATCATTGATAGTGGAAAGACCTTTCTAAAAACAGAAAATGGACTGATTCCTATCCAAATTTTTGGAGAGCATAATCTTCAAAATTTACAAGGCGCCATGGATGTTTGTAGTTCATTAGGACTTAGCAAAGAGCAGTTTTACACTTCCATCCAAAAATTCTCAGGAGCTGCAAAAAGACAGGAGCTGATTGCAGGAAATGAAAACGCTTGTCTTTACAGAGATTTTGCTCATGCGCCTTCCAAACTTCAAGCAACAGCAAATGCAGTAAAATCTCAATTTCCTGAACGAAAATTAATCGCAGTACAGGAGCTTCATACTTATTCATCTTTAAACAAGGAATTCCTTCCTAATTATGAAGGTACCATGGATGCCGCTGACATCGCAGTGATTTATTTAAATCCCCATGCAGCTGCTCTTAAAAAATTAGAGCTAATGGATGAAGAGACACTTCGTGATGGATTTAAAAGAGAGGATTTAATACTATTTACCGATAGTAAAGACTTGAAAGAGTTTTTATTAAACCAAGATTATTCCAATAGCAACCTCTTATTAATGTCCTCCGGAAGCTACGACAATATGGAATTAGGAGAATTGAAAGCAAAATTCAAGTAA
- a CDS encoding lycopene cyclase domain-containing protein: MLDDKYAYLCLALMYLIAWAIVFWKNPWRKGMLKVGIAGGLMGMIAEVWYFRDYWRPPTLFGIGIVGIEDYIIGFALFGVGGYIYSSFSKREIDYNRTSKPVTWEFWYLFLGACVLLSIFTIGFGIHSGYVTFLIFFAISIFIWTKRPDLIRVSLISAFATLAITLIIYYINFNVLFPHFWDEYGMLDEPFLGVKFFNIPFSEMVWHFSWAMLCSMFRGYRNGVYYK; the protein is encoded by the coding sequence ATGTTAGACGATAAATATGCCTACCTATGTCTTGCTTTGATGTATTTGATAGCATGGGCGATAGTGTTTTGGAAAAACCCTTGGAGAAAAGGGATGCTGAAGGTGGGCATAGCCGGAGGATTGATGGGGATGATTGCCGAAGTCTGGTATTTTCGAGATTATTGGAGGCCTCCAACTCTTTTTGGTATTGGAATAGTAGGTATTGAAGATTATATCATTGGCTTCGCACTGTTTGGAGTAGGGGGCTACATTTATTCCTCTTTTAGCAAAAGGGAGATTGATTATAACCGAACGTCCAAACCCGTGACTTGGGAGTTTTGGTATTTATTTTTAGGGGCATGTGTGCTTTTAAGTATCTTTACTATTGGATTTGGAATCCACTCCGGATATGTGACATTTCTTATCTTTTTTGCCATTTCTATCTTTATTTGGACGAAAAGACCTGACTTGATAAGAGTTTCACTGATTTCTGCATTCGCTACTTTAGCCATTACGCTGATTATCTATTATATCAATTTCAATGTTTTATTCCCTCATTTCTGGGATGAGTATGGAATGTTGGATGAGCCATTCTTGGGTGTGAAATTCTTTAATATTCCCTTTTCAGAGATGGTATGGCATTTTTCTTGGGCGATGTTGTGTAGCATGTTTCGAGGATATCGAAATGGCGTTTATTATAAATAA